A portion of the Nitratidesulfovibrio termitidis HI1 genome contains these proteins:
- a CDS encoding chemotaxis protein: MSQTNILLESGTNELEIIEFYIEETLPGGGVYRGYYGMNVAKVLEIIRRPTVTGVPSKHHPAALGTFNLRGRVLPLVDLGGWLGKQVVASDTLKVIVSEFSGMVTAFLVSGVTRIHRLSWSQVEAPDTHMQTYSGQSVIGVVRFEDRIVFLLDMEKIVASMNPRADIGATLAAVEPVVTAAEQWHVLIADDSSAIRNMIGSTLEKAGFRVTRTSSGREAWDVLCGWRKRSEEERKHIYDYVDLVVSDIEMPEMDGHNLTRRIKEDQVLQKLPVVLFSSLITDALRHKGTAVGADDQISKPDLPGLTERVRGLIERFRQGASAA; encoded by the coding sequence ATGAGCCAGACCAACATTCTGCTGGAATCGGGCACCAACGAGCTCGAAATCATCGAATTCTACATCGAGGAAACCCTGCCGGGGGGCGGGGTGTACCGTGGCTACTACGGCATGAACGTGGCCAAGGTGCTGGAGATCATCCGGCGGCCCACGGTCACCGGCGTGCCCAGCAAACACCACCCGGCGGCGCTGGGCACCTTCAACCTGCGCGGTAGGGTGCTGCCCCTGGTGGACCTGGGCGGGTGGCTGGGCAAGCAGGTGGTGGCCAGCGACACGCTGAAGGTCATCGTGTCCGAGTTCAGCGGCATGGTCACCGCGTTCCTGGTGTCCGGGGTCACGCGCATCCACCGCCTGAGCTGGAGCCAGGTGGAGGCCCCCGACACGCACATGCAGACCTACAGCGGCCAGTCGGTCATCGGGGTGGTGCGCTTCGAGGACCGCATCGTGTTCCTGCTGGACATGGAAAAGATCGTGGCCTCCATGAATCCCCGGGCGGACATCGGCGCGACGCTGGCGGCGGTGGAACCGGTAGTGACGGCGGCCGAACAGTGGCACGTGCTCATCGCCGACGATTCCTCGGCCATCCGCAACATGATCGGCAGCACCCTGGAGAAGGCGGGCTTTCGCGTCACCCGCACCAGCAGCGGGCGCGAGGCGTGGGACGTGCTGTGCGGCTGGCGCAAGCGCTCGGAAGAAGAGCGCAAGCACATCTACGACTACGTGGACCTGGTGGTGTCGGACATCGAGATGCCCGAGATGGACGGCCACAACCTGACCCGGCGCATCAAGGAAGACCAGGTGCTGCAAAAGCTGCCCGTGGTGCTGTTCTCCTCGCTGATCACCGACGCCCTGCGCCACAAGGGCACCGCAGTGGGGGCCGACGACCAGATATCCAAGCCCGACCTGCCCGGCCTTACCGAGCGGGTGCGTGGCCTGATCGAGCGGTTTCGCCAGGGGGCCAGTGCCGCATAG
- a CDS encoding PilZ domain-containing protein: protein MERRRHARIFLKAYGLNQSCRVHMDGADRIAQIIDISPGGSRMLLADGGPMPAQGVRGTLVRGENFQLAYLRDVAYTVAWVKSDQPGGFEFGASFDVDLDASVSGLQADLADLAG, encoded by the coding sequence ATGGAACGCAGGCGTCACGCGCGCATCTTTCTGAAGGCCTACGGGCTCAACCAGTCCTGTCGGGTGCACATGGACGGTGCGGACCGCATTGCCCAGATCATCGACATCAGCCCCGGCGGCTCGCGCATGCTGCTGGCCGACGGCGGCCCCATGCCCGCGCAGGGCGTGCGGGGCACCCTGGTGCGGGGCGAGAATTTCCAACTGGCCTACCTGCGGGACGTGGCCTACACGGTGGCCTGGGTCAAGAGTGACCAGCCGGGGGGCTTCGAATTCGGGGCCAGCTTCGACGTGGACCTGGACGCCTCGGTGTCGGGCCTGCAGGCGGACCTGGCCGATCTGGCGGGATAG
- the metK gene encoding methionine adenosyltransferase, producing MIPGKGRYFFTSESVTEGHPDKVADQISDAVLDVLLAQDPMSRVACETLVTTGMAFIAGEIRTKGFADLPEVVRSTIQNIGYNSSEMGFDWKTCAVISSIDKQSGDIAQGVDRGNPEDQGAGDQGMMFGFACDETPTLMPAPIYWAHQLSQRLTKVRKDGILDFLRPDGKTQVSFEYVDGKPVHINNVVVSSQHADNVSNATIREGIIEEVIKKTLPEGLMADDCEIFINTTGRFVVGGPMGDCGLTGRKIIQDTYGGAGHHGGGAFSGKDASKVDRSGAYMGRYIAKNVVKAGLAPKCEVQIAYCIGVAEPVSVLVSSLGSSELSDEVLTRAVREVFDLRPYHIIKRLDLNRPIYGKTTCYGHFGRELPEFTWEQCDAVADLRTAAKI from the coding sequence ATGATTCCCGGAAAAGGCCGCTACTTCTTCACGTCCGAATCCGTCACCGAAGGGCACCCCGACAAGGTTGCCGACCAGATTTCCGATGCCGTGCTCGATGTGCTGCTGGCGCAGGACCCCATGTCCCGCGTGGCCTGCGAAACGCTGGTGACCACCGGCATGGCCTTCATCGCGGGCGAAATCCGCACCAAGGGCTTTGCCGACCTGCCCGAGGTGGTGCGCTCCACCATCCAGAACATCGGCTACAACAGCTCGGAAATGGGCTTCGACTGGAAGACCTGCGCGGTCATCTCCTCCATCGACAAGCAGTCGGGCGACATCGCCCAGGGCGTGGACCGGGGCAACCCCGAAGACCAGGGCGCGGGCGACCAGGGCATGATGTTCGGCTTTGCCTGCGATGAAACCCCCACCCTCATGCCCGCCCCCATCTACTGGGCGCACCAGCTTTCGCAGCGCCTGACAAAGGTGCGCAAGGACGGCATTCTCGACTTCCTGCGGCCCGACGGCAAGACCCAGGTTTCGTTCGAATACGTGGACGGCAAGCCCGTGCACATCAACAACGTGGTGGTCTCGTCGCAGCATGCCGACAACGTGTCCAACGCCACCATCCGCGAAGGCATCATCGAGGAAGTGATCAAGAAGACGCTGCCCGAAGGCCTGATGGCCGACGACTGCGAAATCTTCATCAACACCACCGGGCGCTTCGTCGTCGGCGGCCCCATGGGCGACTGCGGCCTGACCGGCCGCAAGATCATCCAGGACACCTACGGCGGCGCGGGTCACCACGGCGGCGGCGCGTTCTCGGGCAAGGACGCCTCCAAGGTGGACCGTTCCGGCGCGTACATGGGCCGCTACATCGCCAAGAACGTGGTCAAGGCGGGTCTGGCCCCCAAGTGCGAAGTGCAGATCGCCTACTGCATCGGCGTGGCCGAGCCGGTTTCGGTGCTGGTTTCCTCTCTGGGCAGCAGCGAACTGTCGGACGAAGTGCTGACCCGCGCCGTGCGCGAGGTGTTCGACCTGCGCCCGTACCACATCATCAAGCGCCTTGACCTGAATCGCCCCATCTACGGCAAGACCACCTGCTATGGTCACTTTGGCCGCGAACTGCCCGAGTTCACCTGGGAGCAGTGCGACGCCGTGGCCGACCTGCGCACCGCCGCCAAGATCTAG
- the panC gene encoding pantoate--beta-alanine ligase, producing MQILTDPRTLQQTCLRWRADGQHTVLVPTMGYYHTGHESLMSYARSVGDKVVVSLFVNPTQFGPGEDLAAYPRDLERDAALAEANGADILFTPQPADMFPAGYATWIEVPALAGTLCGVSRPTHFRGVCTVVMKLFQLAMPRTAVFGQKDWQQLAIIRRMARDLNVPVDVVGRPIVREQDGLAMSSRNIYLSTEERAQAPNIHHGLALGRALVQGGERDAAAVAEAMRRYWRENLPLAQEDYVSIVHPETLEPLARIADAALCAVAFRLGKARLIDNMLLAGE from the coding sequence ATGCAGATACTCACCGATCCCCGCACGTTGCAACAGACCTGCCTGCGCTGGCGGGCCGACGGCCAGCACACCGTGCTGGTGCCCACCATGGGTTACTACCACACCGGGCACGAAAGCCTGATGTCTTACGCCCGCTCGGTGGGCGACAAGGTGGTGGTCAGCCTGTTCGTGAACCCCACCCAGTTCGGCCCCGGCGAAGACCTGGCCGCCTACCCGCGCGATCTTGAACGCGATGCCGCCCTGGCCGAGGCCAACGGCGCGGACATCCTGTTCACCCCGCAGCCCGCGGACATGTTTCCGGCGGGGTATGCCACGTGGATAGAGGTGCCCGCACTGGCGGGCACGCTGTGCGGCGTTTCGCGCCCCACCCATTTCCGGGGGGTGTGCACCGTGGTCATGAAGCTGTTCCAGCTGGCCATGCCGCGTACCGCCGTGTTCGGCCAGAAGGACTGGCAGCAGCTGGCCATCATCCGCCGCATGGCGCGCGACCTGAACGTGCCCGTGGACGTGGTGGGCCGCCCCATCGTGCGCGAGCAGGACGGGCTGGCCATGAGTTCGCGCAACATCTACCTTTCGACCGAAGAGCGCGCCCAGGCCCCCAACATCCACCACGGCCTGGCCCTTGGCCGGGCGCTGGTGCAGGGGGGCGAGCGCGACGCCGCCGCCGTGGCAGAAGCCATGCGCCGCTACTGGCGCGAAAATCTGCCCCTGGCGCAGGAAGACTACGTGTCCATCGTGCATCCGGAAACGCTGGAGCCGCTTGCGCGCATTGCCGACGCGGCCCTGTGCGCGGTGGCCTTCCGCCTGGGCAAGGCCCGGCTTATCGACAACATGCTGCTGGCGGGCGAATAG
- the panB gene encoding 3-methyl-2-oxobutanoate hydroxymethyltransferase, translating to MSVHPTPERSTPQQQTRRPVGTLDVRAAKGARRIAMLTAYDAPTAALVDACDIDIILVGDSLGMVMLGRGDTLSVTVDEMVHHCRAVTGSVTRALVVADMPFLSYETSPADALRNAGRLFREGGARAVKLEGAGPYLPQVRALVDAGIPVMGHIGLTPQRVAQLGGFKVQGKTADAARRLLDDALALEQAGCFSIVLECVPSPVAARITAALSIPTIGIGAGPDCDGQVLVLHDMLGLQDRMVPRFVKRYANLAGQVTAAVSAYKQEVESGVFPGPEHGFAMPDEELRQLGGDEAGQGKG from the coding sequence ATGAGCGTCCATCCGACACCGGAACGTTCCACCCCCCAGCAGCAGACGCGTCGCCCCGTGGGCACGCTGGACGTGCGCGCCGCCAAGGGCGCGCGACGCATCGCCATGCTTACCGCCTACGACGCGCCCACCGCCGCCCTGGTGGACGCCTGCGACATCGACATCATCCTGGTGGGCGATTCGCTGGGCATGGTCATGCTGGGCCGGGGCGACACCCTGTCCGTGACCGTGGACGAAATGGTACACCACTGCCGCGCCGTGACAGGCAGCGTCACCCGCGCGCTGGTGGTGGCGGACATGCCTTTCCTGTCCTACGAAACGAGCCCGGCGGACGCATTGCGCAATGCCGGGCGGCTGTTCCGCGAAGGGGGGGCGCGCGCCGTGAAGCTGGAAGGCGCAGGACCATACCTGCCGCAGGTGCGGGCCCTGGTGGACGCGGGCATTCCGGTCATGGGGCACATCGGCCTTACCCCGCAGCGGGTGGCGCAACTGGGCGGGTTCAAGGTGCAGGGCAAGACCGCCGACGCGGCCCGCCGCCTGCTTGACGACGCCCTGGCCCTGGAACAGGCGGGCTGCTTCTCCATCGTGCTGGAGTGCGTGCCCTCGCCCGTGGCCGCGCGCATCACCGCCGCGCTCTCCATCCCCACCATCGGCATCGGCGCGGGGCCGGACTGCGACGGGCAGGTGCTGGTGCTGCACGACATGCTGGGCCTGCAGGACCGCATGGTGCCCCGCTTCGTCAAGCGCTACGCCAACCTGGCCGGGCAGGTGACCGCCGCCGTGAGCGCCTACAAGCAGGAAGTGGAAAGCGGCGTCTTTCCCGGCCCGGAACACGGCTTTGCCATGCCCGACGAGGAATTGCGCCAATTGGGCGGTGATGAGGCCGGTCAGGGGAAGGGATAG
- a CDS encoding flagellin: MSLVINHNLMAMNAARNLSSSYGNLSTSVRRLSSGLRVGTASDDAAGLAIRELMRSDIAALNQGVRNANDAISLIQTADGALGVIDEKLIRMKELAEQAATGTYTSDQRLIIDSEYQAMASEITRIANSTDFNGIHLLNGNLSGATHDGSGLVSTGKLKVHFGSANDCSEDYYYIRIGTSTASALGVGSQAAEGKGKSISTQSAAQAALEGIENAIISKDKIRANLGALQNRLENTISNLQIQSENLQAAESRISDVDVSSEMTEFTRQQILTQAAVAMLSQANSLPRMAMQLLGG; the protein is encoded by the coding sequence ATGTCTCTCGTAATCAATCACAACTTGATGGCAATGAATGCCGCCCGCAACCTCAGCTCGTCGTACGGCAACCTGTCCACGTCCGTGCGCCGACTGTCGTCGGGTCTTCGTGTTGGCACCGCTTCTGACGACGCGGCCGGCCTGGCCATTCGCGAACTGATGCGTTCGGACATCGCAGCCCTGAACCAGGGTGTGCGTAACGCCAACGACGCCATTTCGCTGATCCAGACCGCCGACGGCGCCCTGGGCGTCATCGATGAAAAGCTGATCCGCATGAAGGAACTGGCCGAACAGGCCGCTACCGGTACCTACACCTCGGACCAGCGTCTCATCATCGATTCGGAATACCAGGCCATGGCCTCGGAAATCACCCGAATCGCCAACTCGACGGACTTCAACGGCATCCACCTGCTCAACGGCAACCTGTCCGGCGCCACCCACGATGGTTCCGGCCTCGTGTCCACCGGCAAGCTGAAGGTCCACTTCGGCTCGGCCAACGACTGCTCGGAAGACTACTACTACATCCGCATCGGCACCTCCACGGCGTCGGCGCTGGGCGTGGGCAGCCAGGCAGCGGAAGGCAAGGGCAAGTCGATCTCCACGCAGTCTGCCGCGCAGGCCGCCCTGGAAGGCATCGAGAACGCCATCATCTCGAAGGACAAGATTCGCGCGAACCTTGGTGCGCTCCAGAACCGTCTGGAAAACACCATCAGCAACCTGCAGATCCAGTCGGAAAACCTGCAGGCCGCCGAATCGCGGATTTCGGACGTGGACGTTTCGAGCGAAATGACCGAATTCACCCGTCAGCAGATCCTGACCCAGGCTGCCGTCGCCATGCTCTCGCAGGCCAACTCCCTGCCGCGTATGGCCATGCAGTTGCTGGGCGGCTAA